One segment of Radiobacillus kanasensis DNA contains the following:
- a CDS encoding glycosyltransferase codes for MRILIISNMYPSMNSPQFGIFVKEQVDQLKKLTTSIKLSVNTKQGGSKIEKILKYVLLYLKSLRLIFTEDIDIVHIHYAFPTGLLVFPIKWFTRKKVVITVHGSDAHIKSSVGHWILKRIFNNTDRIVTVSYYLKDSIVSDYEVNVKKVNTVNCGVNRELFYPRDNKELRQKYDIQMNKKVILFVGNLLVKKGIYTFVELMKIFPDKHDTMFIIVGNGPEREKIHKLTEGLASRVRIIGSVPKRDVSDWFNIADVFVLPSYNEGFGLVALESISCETPVIATRVGGIPEIIQDGVNGYLVNVNNANAISEKIDYLFTNNDILQRMIKASHKTVEENSIDLQVKKLFEIYKSVINNI; via the coding sequence ATGAGGATATTAATAATCTCTAATATGTACCCTAGTATGAATTCTCCTCAATTTGGGATTTTTGTTAAGGAGCAAGTAGATCAGCTGAAAAAGTTAACTACATCTATAAAGTTAAGCGTTAATACTAAACAAGGTGGTAGTAAAATTGAAAAAATCTTAAAATATGTTCTTCTCTATTTAAAATCACTTAGACTAATATTTACAGAAGATATTGATATAGTTCATATACACTATGCTTTTCCAACTGGATTACTAGTATTTCCAATTAAATGGTTCACGCGGAAAAAGGTAGTTATTACTGTTCATGGAAGTGATGCACATATTAAGTCATCAGTTGGACATTGGATATTAAAAAGAATATTTAACAATACTGATAGGATAGTGACTGTCAGCTATTATCTAAAGGATAGTATCGTTAGTGACTATGAAGTAAATGTTAAAAAGGTAAATACAGTAAATTGCGGTGTGAATAGAGAACTTTTTTATCCACGAGATAATAAAGAATTACGTCAAAAATACGATATTCAAATGAATAAAAAAGTTATTCTTTTTGTTGGGAATCTTCTGGTGAAAAAAGGTATTTATACTTTTGTTGAATTAATGAAAATATTCCCAGATAAACATGATACTATGTTCATTATTGTTGGAAATGGGCCAGAGAGAGAAAAGATTCATAAATTAACTGAAGGACTGGCTTCTAGAGTAAGAATTATTGGTTCAGTACCTAAAAGAGATGTTTCTGACTGGTTCAACATAGCAGATGTATTTGTATTGCCATCTTATAATGAAGGTTTTGGTTTAGTAGCTTTAGAAAGCATTAGTTGTGAGACCCCAGTAATTGCTACAAGAGTTGGGGGAATTCCTGAAATAATACAAGATGGCGTAAATGGTTATCTAGTTAATGTAAATAATGCAAATGCTATTAGTGAAAAAATAGACTACCTTTTTACAAATAATGATATACTTCAAAGAATGATCAAAGCATCTCATAAAACTGTAGAAGAAAATTCTATTGATCTTCAGGTGAAGAAACTTTTCGAAATCTATAAAAGTGTCATTAATAATATATAA
- a CDS encoding oligosaccharide repeat unit polymerase: MRSVIVIIFLSIVIGLSAVLFPESMLISIGLVATYLMLNIASNYLFSRFDVFSPEITYSGVYLAYFFIGSLPLLGVDYLFKNGLYYLIGIVSFLLGGLYLKIIKVKMNELQINYHLLAMYGFSLFIVGLVFTVVIFVSYGVPMLEAENEIRHNVSSYFMYLALLNWLGTILFYASSIKLSKYRLTVHVMIGLSAFILFLLGYRTPLLTFLIILLLMRHYLIQRINIKKILIICLLLFIILGSFSYFRIVARDGTEVFQEKYGSVIKMNLLQPIIPALLTVQEGPKIFYELRGKVPDLQDFYYGKVISSSFLSILPGDNLSARQYVGLLTGTRYINGTLNTITPSVLGSLYVDFGLLGIIFGMFLTGALLQYYYKCLKVKRDVFSILIYSYLLVMNLNIIHSGFLDPIHIMFLLLIFFIRFLVTTRGG; encoded by the coding sequence ATGAGGTCAGTTATAGTTATTATTTTTTTGTCTATAGTAATAGGTTTAAGTGCAGTGTTATTTCCGGAAAGTATGCTTATAAGTATAGGATTAGTTGCAACGTATTTAATGTTGAACATTGCATCCAACTATCTATTTAGTAGGTTTGATGTTTTTTCACCAGAAATAACATATTCTGGTGTATATCTAGCGTATTTTTTTATTGGATCTCTTCCACTTTTAGGAGTAGATTACCTTTTTAAAAATGGTTTGTATTATTTAATTGGTATAGTTTCATTTTTATTAGGTGGACTATATCTGAAAATTATAAAAGTAAAAATGAATGAATTACAAATAAACTATCATTTATTAGCAATGTATGGTTTTTCTCTTTTTATAGTAGGACTAGTTTTTACGGTTGTTATCTTTGTTTCTTATGGAGTACCAATGCTAGAAGCAGAAAATGAAATAAGACACAATGTAAGCTCTTATTTTATGTATCTAGCACTCTTGAATTGGCTAGGTACTATCCTTTTTTATGCTAGTTCAATTAAATTAAGTAAATATCGATTGACTGTTCATGTAATGATTGGATTATCAGCATTCATATTATTTTTACTAGGGTACCGTACACCTCTTCTTACATTTTTGATTATTTTGCTGTTGATGAGACATTATTTAATACAAAGGATAAATATTAAAAAAATATTAATTATTTGCTTGCTTTTATTTATAATATTAGGTTCTTTTTCATACTTTCGTATTGTAGCACGAGATGGGACAGAGGTTTTCCAAGAAAAGTATGGATCTGTTATAAAAATGAACTTGCTTCAGCCTATAATTCCAGCATTATTAACTGTACAAGAGGGTCCTAAAATTTTTTATGAATTGAGGGGTAAAGTTCCGGATTTACAAGACTTCTACTATGGAAAAGTAATTAGTTCTTCATTTTTATCAATTTTACCTGGAGACAATTTAAGTGCTAGGCAATACGTGGGACTACTAACTGGGACTCGTTATATTAACGGAACCTTAAATACTATAACACCCTCAGTCCTCGGAAGTTTATATGTTGATTTTGGATTACTTGGTATTATCTTCGGTATGTTCCTTACAGGTGCATTATTACAATATTATTATAAATGCCTTAAGGTAAAACGAGATGTATTTTCTATTCTTATTTATAGTTACTTGCTAGTGATGAATTTGAATATTATTCATAGTGGATTCTTAGATCCGATTCATATTATGTTTTTGCTCCTGATATTTTTCATTAGATTTTTAGTTACAACGAGAGGAGGTTGA
- a CDS encoding DegT/DnrJ/EryC1/StrS family aminotransferase produces MVTVPFLDLKIQYESIEDEVMSAVKKVFSQAAFIGGDEVQKFEEEFANYSQAQYCVGVANGTDALWLALKALGVGQGDEVITAANTFIATVEAISAVGATPVLVDCDKSTYTIDVTKIEERITEKTRAVIPVHLYGQPADMDPIMNIAKNYNLKVVEDAAQAHGAEYKGKRVGSIGDIACFSFYPGKNLGAYGDGGAVVTHNQDLATKIRLLSQHGSIEKYVHEVPGYNSRLDGVQAAILRIKLKYIEEWTKMRRKNAEIYNNLLRNPEVTKPIEAEYSLHVFHLYVIRTKRRKAFISYLNDKGIQTGIHYPIPVHLSNAYKGLEIPIGTYPVAEKYGNDIVSLPLFPELTKEQIKFVSNAINNFDKDY; encoded by the coding sequence ATGGTAACTGTTCCGTTTTTAGATTTGAAAATACAATATGAAAGTATTGAAGATGAAGTAATGTCGGCGGTGAAAAAGGTATTTAGCCAAGCAGCATTTATTGGTGGAGACGAAGTGCAAAAGTTTGAAGAGGAATTTGCAAATTACTCTCAAGCACAATACTGTGTGGGAGTAGCAAACGGAACTGATGCTTTATGGTTAGCGCTAAAAGCGTTAGGTGTTGGACAAGGTGATGAGGTCATAACTGCAGCAAATACTTTTATTGCAACAGTTGAAGCAATTTCTGCAGTTGGTGCAACACCAGTTTTAGTAGACTGTGACAAAAGCACCTATACAATTGATGTAACAAAAATAGAAGAGAGAATTACTGAAAAAACAAGAGCAGTTATACCAGTTCATTTATATGGTCAACCAGCTGATATGGACCCAATCATGAACATTGCCAAAAACTACAATCTAAAAGTCGTTGAGGATGCTGCACAAGCGCACGGTGCTGAATACAAAGGTAAAAGAGTTGGTTCAATTGGCGACATTGCTTGTTTTAGTTTTTACCCAGGTAAAAACTTGGGAGCCTATGGTGATGGCGGGGCTGTTGTAACTCATAATCAAGATCTAGCGACTAAAATTCGATTATTAAGTCAACATGGTAGTATTGAAAAATATGTGCACGAGGTACCTGGTTACAATAGCCGTTTAGACGGGGTTCAGGCAGCTATTCTTCGAATAAAGTTAAAGTACATTGAAGAGTGGACGAAGATGCGTAGAAAAAATGCAGAGATTTATAATAATCTTCTTAGAAATCCTGAAGTTACTAAACCTATAGAAGCTGAATATTCTCTCCATGTATTTCATTTATATGTGATTCGTACAAAGAGGAGGAAGGCTTTTATAAGTTATTTAAATGATAAAGGAATTCAAACCGGAATTCATTACCCAATCCCAGTGCATCTATCAAATGCTTATAAAGGACTTGAGATTCCTATTGGTACTTATCCAGTTGCTGAAAAATATGGAAATGATATCGTATCTTTGCCTTTGTTTCCAGAATTAACAAAGGAACAAATTAAGTTTGTCAGTAATGCGATCAATAATTTTGATAAAGATTATTAA
- a CDS encoding Gfo/Idh/MocA family protein has translation MLTAGVIGCGYWGPNLIRNLDAIKDVKLKYIADLDPVNLAKMRDKYPYVLTVDDYTQLLKDEEVDMILIATPVTTHFRFAKEALEHGKHVFVEKPLTDSVESSKVLCSLADQKGLTLMTGHTFVYTGAVRKMKEIIDSGEIGDVLQVSSQRLNLGLFQRDTNVIWDLAPHDISIINYLMGDVELDKLDVEANCNIHPHYEDSAYLHLTYKNNVKANIHLSWLHPEKVRKFSVIGRNGMLVYDEVEPIEKVKLYRKSVVMQVNDRAHAQYEYYQDSGKAIDLDQKEALYVELKHFVECINTGMLSNSNGYEGLKIVKVLRLTDKLLKFKKEKKTTTLV, from the coding sequence ATGTTAACAGCAGGAGTAATTGGGTGTGGATATTGGGGGCCAAATTTAATTAGAAATTTAGATGCTATTAAAGATGTAAAGTTAAAATATATTGCAGACTTAGATCCGGTTAATCTAGCAAAAATGAGAGATAAATATCCTTATGTATTAACAGTCGATGATTATACTCAGCTTTTAAAAGATGAAGAGGTAGACATGATTTTAATTGCTACTCCTGTAACTACTCACTTTAGATTTGCTAAAGAAGCGCTAGAGCATGGGAAGCATGTGTTTGTTGAAAAGCCTTTAACTGACAGTGTGGAATCATCAAAAGTACTTTGTTCACTAGCAGATCAAAAAGGATTAACTTTAATGACTGGTCATACTTTTGTATATACTGGTGCTGTTCGTAAAATGAAAGAGATTATTGATTCTGGCGAAATTGGCGATGTCTTACAAGTATCTTCTCAAAGACTAAACCTTGGCTTGTTTCAACGTGATACAAATGTGATATGGGATTTGGCACCGCATGATATATCGATTATTAATTACCTAATGGGTGATGTTGAACTTGATAAACTAGATGTAGAAGCAAACTGCAATATTCACCCTCATTACGAGGATAGTGCTTATCTACACTTAACATATAAAAATAACGTTAAAGCAAATATTCATTTGAGTTGGCTACACCCTGAAAAGGTACGAAAGTTCTCAGTAATAGGAAGAAATGGAATGCTTGTTTATGATGAGGTCGAACCAATAGAAAAAGTTAAACTATACAGAAAAAGTGTTGTAATGCAAGTAAACGATCGAGCACATGCGCAATATGAGTATTATCAAGATAGTGGTAAAGCAATCGATTTAGATCAAAAAGAAGCTTTATATGTTGAACTAAAACATTTCGTCGAATGTATTAATACTGGAATGTTGTCAAATAGTAATGGGTATGAAGGACTGAAAATTGTAAAAGTCTTAAGATTAACAGATAAGTTATTAAAATTTAAAAAAGAAAAAAAGACAACAACACTAGTATAG
- a CDS encoding sugar transferase — translation MAKRLLDIICSIFFLVLFFPLFIIVPVMIKIMSKGPVFFKQERIGKDGNAFQMLKFRSMHVNNDSSLHQQYVQHWIRESLNTTQIKSGEVVYKITNDSRIIPFIGKIIRKTSIDEIPQFINVLKGEMSIVGPRPALKYEVDKYKAWHKERLRGLPGITGLWQVSGRNTLTFNEMVELDNYYLRNQSVWLDIKIILKTPLAMFLGNGF, via the coding sequence ATGGCTAAAAGACTGTTAGATATAATTTGCTCTATATTTTTTCTTGTTCTTTTTTTTCCATTATTCATAATTGTACCAGTGATGATAAAAATAATGTCTAAAGGTCCTGTTTTTTTTAAACAAGAACGTATAGGTAAAGATGGAAATGCATTCCAAATGTTAAAGTTTAGATCGATGCACGTGAATAATGATTCTTCTCTCCATCAACAATATGTACAACATTGGATTAGAGAGTCTTTGAATACAACACAAATCAAGTCTGGCGAAGTAGTCTATAAAATCACAAATGATAGTAGAATTATTCCCTTTATTGGGAAGATAATTCGGAAGACGAGCATCGATGAAATACCACAATTTATAAATGTTTTAAAAGGTGAAATGAGCATTGTGGGTCCGAGACCTGCTTTGAAATACGAAGTTGATAAATATAAAGCTTGGCATAAAGAAAGATTAAGGGGTTTACCTGGTATTACAGGGCTTTGGCAAGTCTCTGGTAGAAATACCTTAACGTTTAATGAAATGGTAGAATTGGATAATTATTATTTGCGAAATCAATCTGTTTGGCTCGACATAAAAATCATATTAAAAACACCATTGGCTATGTTTTTAGGTAATGGTTTCTAA
- a CDS encoding acyltransferase: MKNIAPDVKLGDNVKIYDFTNLYGCSIGNNSKIGTFVEVQKGVVIGDRCKISSHSFLCEGITIEDNVFIGHHVVFTNDMYPRATTKGGEIKTDNDWKVLYTTVKRGASIGSGVTILPGINIGENAMVGAGSVVTRDVPQNAIVVGNPAKVVGQVE; encoded by the coding sequence ATGAAGAATATTGCACCTGATGTTAAGTTGGGTGATAATGTAAAAATTTATGACTTCACTAATTTATATGGTTGTAGTATAGGAAATAATTCGAAAATCGGTACTTTTGTAGAAGTGCAAAAAGGTGTAGTAATAGGTGACCGTTGTAAAATATCAAGTCACTCCTTTCTTTGTGAGGGGATTACTATAGAAGATAATGTATTCATAGGGCATCATGTTGTTTTTACTAATGATATGTACCCAAGAGCTACTACCAAGGGTGGGGAAATTAAAACGGATAATGACTGGAAAGTTCTATATACAACAGTAAAAAGAGGTGCTTCCATTGGGTCTGGTGTGACAATATTGCCCGGAATCAACATTGGAGAGAATGCAATGGTGGGGGCGGGGAGTGTTGTTACAAGAGATGTACCACAAAACGCGATAGTTGTTGGTAATCCGGCAAAGGTAGTTGGCCAAGTTGAGTGA
- a CDS encoding nucleotide sugar dehydrogenase — protein MQNVTVVGLGKIGLTLAAQFANRGFFVRGVDINEAVVDSVNKGISPIVNEPGLSDLLEQTFKNNTLTATTNTVESVQQSEIVVVIVPILIKENNDTDYQFMDAAMESIGKGLKENTLVIIETTLSTGDTRNRLGKRLEEESGLKMGINFSLAYSPERVQSNRILSDLKSYPKIVGGIDDKSLNLAADFYEKALQCEVIKVSSLETAEFTKVAECVYRDVNIALANELAIYAEKKGVNMKEVRYAGNSEPLSNIHEPGIGVGGHCIPIYPYFFINRDLGKGIITLAREVNDNMSQYAIELIEKEIGSVSNQNVLILGLAFRGNVKEPTKSSTLLVIKALKEKGANIFVNDPLFTNEEIEKYGVTALPLDEIKNVDVVILQALHNEYKDLDFKNLKNAKVILDGRNVLNREKIEANGIKYRGIGVR, from the coding sequence ATGCAAAATGTTACAGTTGTAGGTTTAGGGAAGATTGGACTGACATTAGCAGCTCAATTCGCCAATCGTGGATTTTTTGTAAGAGGTGTTGATATCAATGAGGCAGTTGTTGATAGTGTAAACAAGGGTATTTCACCAATAGTTAATGAACCAGGTTTGTCAGATCTTTTAGAACAAACTTTTAAAAATAATACTCTAACGGCGACCACCAATACAGTAGAGTCTGTTCAACAATCAGAAATTGTAGTGGTAATCGTTCCGATTTTGATAAAAGAAAACAATGATACTGATTATCAATTTATGGATGCTGCAATGGAGTCAATTGGTAAAGGATTAAAAGAAAACACACTAGTTATTATTGAAACAACACTGTCAACTGGTGACACTAGAAACCGACTGGGTAAAAGGTTGGAGGAAGAATCCGGATTGAAAATGGGTATTAACTTTTCACTAGCCTATAGTCCAGAACGTGTGCAGTCAAATAGGATATTAAGTGACCTGAAATCTTACCCTAAAATTGTAGGAGGAATTGATGACAAGAGTCTGAACTTAGCCGCTGATTTTTATGAAAAAGCACTTCAATGTGAAGTTATAAAAGTAAGCAGTTTGGAAACAGCAGAGTTTACCAAGGTTGCAGAGTGTGTATACCGCGATGTTAATATAGCTCTAGCGAATGAATTAGCAATATATGCTGAAAAAAAAGGTGTTAACATGAAAGAAGTTAGGTACGCTGGAAATAGCGAGCCATTATCTAATATTCATGAGCCGGGTATAGGTGTAGGTGGTCATTGTATTCCTATATATCCTTATTTCTTCATTAATAGAGATCTGGGTAAAGGAATAATCACACTAGCTCGAGAGGTAAATGATAACATGTCACAATACGCTATAGAATTGATTGAAAAAGAGATTGGATCGGTTTCTAACCAAAATGTACTGATACTAGGGTTGGCATTTCGAGGAAATGTGAAGGAGCCTACGAAGTCGAGTACACTACTTGTGATTAAGGCTTTGAAAGAAAAGGGGGCAAATATATTTGTAAATGACCCACTTTTTACTAATGAAGAAATTGAAAAGTATGGTGTAACTGCTTTACCACTTGATGAGATTAAGAATGTGGATGTTGTCATTTTACAAGCTTTGCACAATGAATATAAAGACCTTGATTTTAAAAATCTTAAAAATGCAAAAGTTATTTTAGATGGTCGTAATGTTTTAAATCGAGAAAAAATTGAGGCTAATGGAATAAAATACAGAGGCATAGGTGTCCGTTAA
- a CDS encoding glycosyltransferase family 4 protein — protein MKKICMVAYTHYLSDPRVRREAEALVERGDEVDVICLKDKEGIAEVNGVNTIGLNVKRYRGEGLVSYFLSYLHFFFRALLVLTLLYRKKRYHCIYVHTLPNFMVFTAIIPKLLGAKVILDMHDLMTDLFATKFNGKGLKLSLLYLEEKISMSFSDHIITVHDPYKAILISRGIKPEKVTVIMNVPDTKLFPSPTVQLLDDNKEKFKIVYHGSVVERYGIDLVVRSLSSIREELGDVRFYIYGNGDYVTKLQELIKELRVHDLVLCEGKRYPVDKIHKLISDADLAIVPNRLDGFTKHILPTKLVEYVALGIPIISSKLPTLSSYFSDEMIMYFEPGNLADLTSKIKLVVNGNIDTRKYAVNAKSFLVDYNWEIMKQKQYAVIDKLT, from the coding sequence TTGAAAAAAATATGCATGGTTGCTTACACGCATTATTTATCTGATCCCAGGGTAAGAAGGGAAGCTGAAGCTTTAGTAGAAAGAGGAGATGAAGTGGATGTTATATGTTTAAAGGATAAAGAAGGGATTGCTGAAGTTAATGGCGTAAATACAATTGGCCTAAATGTTAAAAGATATAGAGGAGAGGGTCTAGTAAGTTATTTTTTAAGTTATTTACATTTTTTTTTCAGGGCGTTATTAGTTCTAACACTTCTTTATCGTAAAAAAAGATACCATTGTATCTATGTCCATACATTGCCGAATTTTATGGTTTTTACAGCAATTATACCTAAACTATTGGGTGCTAAGGTTATTTTGGATATGCATGATTTAATGACTGATTTATTTGCTACTAAGTTTAATGGTAAAGGATTAAAGTTATCTTTATTGTATTTAGAAGAAAAAATTAGTATGAGTTTTTCTGACCATATCATAACAGTGCATGATCCTTATAAGGCGATTTTAATTTCTCGTGGAATTAAACCTGAAAAAGTTACTGTTATCATGAATGTTCCTGATACAAAATTATTTCCCTCACCAACGGTGCAATTATTAGACGACAATAAAGAAAAATTTAAAATAGTATATCATGGTTCAGTAGTAGAAAGGTATGGGATAGATTTAGTTGTAAGATCCTTGTCTAGTATTAGGGAAGAACTAGGAGATGTTAGATTTTATATTTATGGTAACGGCGACTATGTTACAAAATTACAAGAGTTAATAAAAGAGCTAAGAGTTCATGATTTAGTACTTTGCGAAGGAAAGAGATACCCAGTAGATAAAATCCACAAACTCATATCTGATGCAGACCTAGCAATTGTACCTAATAGATTAGATGGTTTTACCAAACATATACTCCCAACAAAATTAGTGGAGTATGTTGCGTTAGGAATTCCTATAATATCTTCAAAGTTACCCACACTATCCTCTTATTTCTCAGATGAGATGATAATGTATTTCGAACCAGGGAACCTAGCAGACTTAACAAGCAAAATTAAACTTGTGGTCAATGGAAATATAGATACAAGGAAGTACGCTGTTAACGCTAAAAGTTTTCTTGTTGATTATAACTGGGAAATTATGAAACAAAAACAGTATGCTGTTATCGATAAGTTAACATGA
- the galU gene encoding UTP--glucose-1-phosphate uridylyltransferase GalU, producing the protein MKKIRKAIIPAAGLGTRFLPATKAMPKEMLPIVDKPTIQYIVEEAVASGIEDIIIVTGKGKRAIEDHFDASPELERNLEEKGKLDLLARVQYSSNLADIHYIRQKEPKGLGHAVWCARNFIGDEPFAVLLGDDLVDSDVPCLSQMIGVYDKHQHNLLAVQKVETENLKKYGVIGYDRTFDNVYAVNRVVEKPRETPPSDLAVIGKYILEPSIFDLLDKTIPDERGEIQLADALNEIALQGKLHAYEYIGRRYDVGDKIGFLKANLEFALQREEMNTEFFDYLKNLMNKNIIKS; encoded by the coding sequence ATGAAAAAGATCAGAAAAGCAATCATTCCTGCAGCAGGTTTAGGAACCCGTTTTTTGCCAGCGACAAAAGCTATGCCGAAAGAAATGTTACCTATAGTAGACAAGCCTACTATTCAATATATTGTCGAAGAAGCTGTGGCTTCTGGTATTGAGGATATTATTATCGTCACTGGTAAAGGGAAACGTGCGATTGAGGATCATTTCGATGCTTCTCCTGAGCTGGAGCGTAATCTTGAGGAGAAAGGAAAGCTAGATTTACTTGCAAGAGTTCAATACTCGTCAAATTTAGCTGACATTCACTATATCAGGCAAAAAGAACCAAAAGGATTAGGACATGCTGTATGGTGTGCTCGAAATTTTATTGGGGATGAACCGTTTGCAGTTTTACTTGGTGATGATTTAGTGGACTCAGATGTACCTTGTCTAAGTCAAATGATAGGTGTATACGATAAACACCAACATAATCTGTTAGCTGTCCAAAAAGTGGAAACAGAGAATCTGAAAAAATATGGAGTTATCGGATATGATAGAACATTTGATAATGTCTATGCTGTAAACAGAGTAGTAGAAAAGCCAAGGGAAACACCCCCTTCCGATTTAGCGGTAATTGGAAAATATATCTTAGAGCCAAGTATATTTGATTTGTTAGATAAAACAATACCGGATGAACGTGGAGAGATTCAACTTGCAGACGCTCTGAACGAGATAGCATTACAAGGAAAATTGCACGCATATGAATATATAGGGAGAAGATATGATGTAGGGGATAAAATTGGTTTTTTAAAGGCTAATTTAGAATTCGCACTACAGAGGGAAGAAATGAATACTGAATTCTTTGATTATCTCAAGAACCTAATGAACAAAAACATAATAAAATCATAG
- a CDS encoding tyrosine-protein phosphatase: MIDIHCHILPGLDDGAKHTADSVQMAKEAVLHGIHTIIATPHHQNGKYTNTKNNILIEVNRLNKRLEEEDIPLTVLSGQESRISGDMVEGIKNGQLLCLNETSCYIFLELPSNHVPRYTQQLLFDLQLEGYKPIIVHPERNKELIENPNILYELVKKGTLTQITAASIVGKFGKKIQRFSQDLIEHNLTHFLASDAHNTTSRGFCMAESINEIDKTYGNNMVYFFMENAQTLIQGGNVIGDVPTRLKKKKFLGLL; the protein is encoded by the coding sequence ATGATTGATATTCATTGCCATATACTTCCAGGTTTAGACGACGGTGCAAAACATACTGCTGACAGTGTACAAATGGCTAAAGAAGCCGTATTGCATGGTATTCACACTATAATTGCAACCCCTCATCACCAAAATGGAAAATATACTAACACTAAAAATAATATTTTAATAGAAGTAAATCGCCTAAATAAAAGGTTGGAAGAGGAAGATATCCCATTAACCGTCTTATCAGGACAAGAATCTCGCATAAGTGGAGATATGGTTGAAGGCATAAAGAATGGACAGCTTCTTTGCTTAAATGAAACAAGTTGTTATATCTTTTTGGAATTACCATCCAATCATGTACCTCGTTATACTCAGCAACTATTATTTGATTTACAGCTAGAAGGATATAAGCCTATCATTGTTCACCCCGAGAGAAATAAGGAATTAATAGAAAATCCAAATATTCTGTATGAGTTAGTTAAAAAAGGAACTCTGACGCAGATTACAGCGGCTAGTATAGTCGGAAAATTCGGAAAAAAGATACAGAGGTTCTCTCAGGATCTAATTGAACATAATCTTACACACTTTCTTGCGTCGGATGCCCACAATACAACTTCACGGGGATTTTGTATGGCTGAATCAATTAATGAAATAGATAAGACTTATGGTAATAATATGGTCTACTTTTTTATGGAAAATGCGCAGACCTTGATACAAGGTGGGAATGTTATTGGAGACGTTCCTACTAGGTTAAAAAAGAAGAAGTTTTTGGGGTTGCTTTGA